A window from Oncorhynchus mykiss isolate Arlee chromosome 9, USDA_OmykA_1.1, whole genome shotgun sequence encodes these proteins:
- the tmem51a gene encoding transmembrane protein 51a — MLSSVEVPPNRPVASNHQNSPGNSGSQYALCALGVGLVALGIVMIVWSVVPSDMAGNNSSGTGGGNPKPDTRGRTSSVAFVLVGAGVAMLLLSLCLGMRNKQREQQVLLEAQTLGAGNVATSEDDGETAEERAQRYTVPSYEEVVGSGEYPIRQSNLRHSSSQLPSYDDLVDGVQMEQEGSDATQTSPASTNPASSAVPNRRTGRTGLKLLPLKIRRIKSEKLFMNNTDNSQPPGGITIEPLTPPPMYEDKAPQL, encoded by the exons ATGCTCTCCAGCGTTGAGGTGCCCCCAAACCGCCCTGTTGCCAGCAACCACCAAAACAGTCCCGGAAACTCAGGTTCCCAGTATGCCTTGTGTGCCCTGGGGGTGGGACTGGTAGCCCTGGGCATTGTCATGATCGTATGGAGTGTGGTGCCCTCCGACATGGCCGGGAACAACAGCAGTGGCACCGGAGGAGGGAACCCGAAACCGGACACTAGGGGGAGGACTTCATCGGTGGCCTTTGTACTGGTCGGGGCTGGAGTGGCCATGCTCCTGCTGTCCCTGTGCCTGGGGATGAGGAACAAGCAGCGGGAGCAGCAGGTGCTCCTAGAGGCCCAGACTCTGGGGGCAGGCAACGTAGCTACCAGTGAGGACGACGGAGAGAC GGCAGAGGAGCGAGCCCAGAGGTACACTGTGCCCAGCTACGAGGAGGTGGTAGGCAGCGGCGAGTACCCCATACGCCAGAGCAACTTGCGCCAcagctcctcccagctgccctccTACGACGACCTGGTGGACGGTGTGCAGATGGAGCAGGAAGGGTCAGATGCCACCCAGACGTCACCCGCTTCCACTAACCCTGCCTCCTCTGCTGTGCCTAACCGCCGCACTGGGCGAACGGGCCTCAAGCTCCTTCCCCTTAAGATCCGGAGGATTAAATCGGAGAAGCTCTTTATGAATAACACGGATAACTCTCAGCCACCGGGAGGGATCACTATTGAGCCGCTCACTCCGCCACCAATGTATGAGGACAAAGCACCCCAGCTCTGA